CGATTTTTGCTGACCCGATCCGCGAACTCTGCGACAAACCACACCTTCTGGATCCCCGTGACGTACGCCACTCGGTCGAATCCTGATTTCCGATCGACTTCGCCCAAGCTTTGGTTCGGCGAAAGTTCGACTACGATTGATCTCAATCCCGGCGACGACTGGATTATACTGAACGTACAAGAAGTCGGCTTCTACCGCGTGAACTACGACACGGTTTTGTGGTCGCGATTAATTGATACCCTTCGAAGCGACGCCTTCGCAACGATTCACGAAATCAATCGAGCGCAAATAATCGATGATCTGTTGAATCTGGCGCGGTCTGGATACGTGGATTACAGTTTGGCACTGGACGCCACTTTGTACTTGAAACGGGAATCGAATCATCTTCCCTTCAGAGCCTTCTTCTCCGGGGTCGATTATCTTAGCCGGCGTTTCGACGGCCAGAGTATCAAAACGCTCTTCGACAAACACGTGCTAGCGATTATAGAAAATGTTTACGGGAGCATAGGATTGACCGACGTAGAGAACGAAGGCCAATTGAACGAACTTAACAGACAACTGATAGTCTTCTCCGCCTGTAATTACGGTCATCAAGGGTGTGTCCGACAAGCGCAAACTCTTTTTGACGCATGGCGCGCTGACCCCGATGTGGCATGGCAAGTATCTCTCGccaatttcgaattttatcaACATTTCCAATTTTGAAAGGAGACGCCGACTTCGAACGCGGCTTCTAGATTCTTGGCGAATCATCGCGGAACTTCGTTTTCCGTCCACCTTGTAATGATTCGAATTTACGGGTTTCAGGATCCCTCCAAATATTCGTTCGGCCGTTTACTGTACAGCCATAAAATACGGAGGTGACGCCGAATGGCAATTCTTGTGGGATCGGTATACAAAGACCAACTATGGATCCGAACAGGTAGTCATCCTCAACGCTCTGGGCTGTTCGAGAAACGCGACTACTCTGCAAGCGTAAGTGACCGAGTGATCTCGATTTCGTGAGTTCCGTTATCGAGATCCTCGGATTAAGGTCCTCGGCCAGGAAATTATCGCTGAAAAATATCTACCGTGCTTCGTAGGTACCTGTTTTCCGCGATACAGACCGATCAAGGAATCCGAAGACAGGATTCATCCGCAGTTTTCTCATCCGTCTACGGCGCAGGACGATTCGGCTTGGAACAAACCTTGGAGTTTTTGATTAACAACTACAACGAGATATTCACGTAGtaagtttttttaaatttccacGGTTTCATATTTTACGACATATTTTAATAcgacataattttttctaagcTCTGAAAGCTGGAGCGATGTCGCGTCGGTTTTCTCAGCCGTAGCGACCAGGTTGGCAACCGAGGAACAAATCGAGAAAGTAAGTTATCCGACAAGTGTAATTCAAAATGAGACAATACGACGAATAATTCATAATTCTTGTAgctggaaaaattcatttccgcTAACCCAGAGCTCGCGTCGGAAGACTTGACGGGGTTGGCTTCGTACGCAACTGCAGCGAGAACAAACTTCAAGTGGTACGAAACGAATTCCATCGCTATCAACGCCTGGCTAGAGAGAGAATACGAGATGAgcaccacgacgacgacggggaCACCGACGACGACCCCGGAAGATATGGCAACGACTACCGAGGGGACGGGTGGTGGAGCCGCGACGGCGACgatcaatattttattgatcGGGATGGTCTGCTTATTGACTTTGTCGTTGGATCGTTTTCCAAATTTGTAATATCGAACGAAAGCGGGGCTTCCAGACTCGAAGAACGAGTTACGGATTTTATGTACAAAGTATTATAAGATCGAAGAAGCGTGTATTTTTCTGATCAAGTAGGCATGAGCCTGCATAGCAGTAATGAGATACATATAAGTGTTAAATTAATCGTTGCTAAACTAAATGTACTTATTGACCGTTAACCAATGTTCTGCTTACTGTATcgaatcaaaaatgaaaacttgacACAAAATTAGCTAGGCAACGGGATTTATGGGATAGACCTCAGAATGAAATGTGCATCGTATCAGCTAATTTGTGTACAAGTGATCAGTTTAAGAATTGGTTATTGTCATGGAGCACAACAAGATTAACGTCGGGTGTAATTCAAGAATTAGTAATTCATTGTTCCGATGCAGATTGGACTATTGGATTTCACAAATTAGCGTGACAGCAATACGAGGACTATCGAAAGCTgaagattaaaattattcaataggACAAACCCGATATAATCAGCCGTCCAGCTGAAGAGACGTCTCATTCAATCGTCAGGTGTTTAAACTTCGTCACTTTCAGAGAACTTTGAAcaattcttacaattagtatcttcaagtagaatatttttacagTTAGAGTTGAAATGCACCCTATAACATactgtaaaaaattaaaatagtgCGTTTGACGTTAGGTATAGCTGAATTTGTTGATTGAATTAAGTGATTTGTCAAATTAATCAAGTTGCCGCTAGTTCGGTACTTGGAATAGCTAATAAATTTGATTATCTCGATTACTTTCGGTTGTAATTCAGTTTCAGAGTGTCAGAATGATGTTTTGATGctgaaaaaatacagaagaaTACTACACAGTTCAATTTTTGTGagtctttctcattttctcgtttttccctacttttccccatttttccagaattattcagattttttcctccatctccGGTTAATTAATCAGAGTCAAACCATCCCAGGTGTACTCCtaattgttttctaatttttttctgatttttttccaaatttttacaattttttcccagtttttaaaaatatttttcatttgtgccgCCCCTGGATGGGTACGGGCGCGgtaaattaattgtccgcccCTATTTCGTCACgtgatgacgtcacgtggtcaggtcacgtgaccgcactcgccgatacagctagcgccatgtggcggaattttcgtgaactaaaatcccaggtttcttgccccttgacgtcaggcaatgtgatgcgtgaaagagaggtaaaagggtcaatacttttgcggtTTTCCTCGAGCGCTCGGAGCCGaaggggtcaatacttttccggttttcctcggacgctcggaggcggtcgtcgttcttcggcggttttcctcggacgctcggaggcggtcttcgctcttcggcggttttcctcggacggtgcggtcaatacttttacGGTTTCCCTCGAGCGCTCGGAGCCGaaggggtcaatacttttccggttttcctcggacgctcggaggcggtcgacgttcttcggcggttttcctcggacgctcggaggcggtcgtcgttcttcggcggttttcctcggacgctcggaggcggtcaatactttttcggCTTCCCGCGAGCTCCAGAGGgagtcaatacttttgcggggattttagttcacaaaagttccgccacatggcgctagctgtatcggcgagtgcggtcacgtgacctgaccacgtgacgtcatcacGTGACCAAATAGGGGCGGACAACTAATTTTCGGGGCCCCGCATTCATCCAGGGGCGGCAcaagtcaaaaatatttttaaaaattggggaaaaatcggaaaaaatcagaaaaaaatagaaaaaaattagaaaacgatCAGGAATTAATCCAGGAGGATATAAAATCATGAGGCGCATCGAAGGACTCGTGGAGATgtgctcattgaataaataattcaaaaatggagaaaaaactgATTAAAGACTGGGAAAAACCTTGACATGAATTTAAGATAAAGTGACATTGCCTGCATATTATTGGACGCTAGCAGGACATAGATGGGATCCTgttattgattaaaaataattttttcaattatatttcttcAGGTGTTTGCCAAGAAATGAATTACGACAACACACGGTGAACATGGGGTGAATCAACTATGCCATTCAAACTTGATACAACCTGACTTTGTCACTCATTGGGAAGACGAGATCCCTGGGTCCTTCTGAACATAATTTGAACAATAATACGCTGCGGTGATGTAGTTGTTTCGATCATAGCATGACCGGTTCtgctgattcatttttcctagGAGGAATTATCGTAGGTAAAGTTGGTCCATCGTCGATATGCTTTGACCACTTGTTACAAGGTGCTTCAATTCGCTTGGTTGGCTTTGCTTTAGGACGCCGATCGACGCCTGGAGGCTACAGAGGTAGAGGACAAGAGACAACGTCGACAACACCGAAAGACTTGACAAGGTTATCCAAGTGTCAGGAAGGATGTTCTTGTTCATGATGGTGAAGAATTCAATTCGAACAAACGGAGTATAATTGCCACCAAACAATTCCCATTCTCTCAAATGGCCTAATTCTATTTCAGATATCgttccaatttcaacatcgacGGTAATAGAATGCCATAGAGCCGGACTGAAGCATGCAGCGTTCGACTTTATGCGGCCTGAATACCAAACGCAAATCCATGCCAACTGTAGcaagaaaattgaagcgatTGTGAGGAAGGCTCCAAAGACAAAGGATCCTGAAGCTGAGAACGAGCCATTGACACCTTGTCCttattgcaaaaataaattacctgaGACGAAAGTCATGTGTGACAAATGCAAGAGCACCATACCTTTTTGCATTGCTACGGTAAACTGTTTTAGTAATTATCAACCACTAGTGGTTAATGTGGGTagagttgaaaagttttggATCTGAAGATTCGTACCAATGCTAAATAATCTGATAGTCTAACTATATCTATGCCATggtgtgaaataataattctttgttgcgaaatttatgaatttcaatgaaatttattctcacTCAGGGTCGTCACCTTCTCAAAGAAGACTTTACAGTTTGTCTACAATATGAGTTTCCCAAAATCGCAACTGAGTTCCTGCGGTGAGTGGCTCCcagttctttttcattttttgcatcGATTCATTAGTTCTGTGGCGAagaatttgtgaatttttctccaaagttCGTCACATTATCCATCTGCAAactgtttctattttttgtcagAGGTGTTGAcagttattttcgtttttttgcaGAATCATCGAAAGTGAAGAAGTTTGTCCAATGTGTACGGAACATGTGGATCCAAATATGGTGTCATCGAGCATCaacattcattcattcctcgATGCACAAGATACCAATGTTTAAAAGGTTTAGAGTTTGTTTCAAACAAAGTGCGCTCACATCTGGAATAACTGTGCGAATTGTTGCCATAGCTCACTATTTTTCCATGAATCATACCTTAGTCTTAGACCGAACAGTTAGTACAGTGTAGGGAGTACAATCTGTGGCATATACGGTTCAGATATTCTGAACAGATGCTGATCTATCGAATCAAAGATGATacatagtaataattattgaattccACTCAATCCTtcctttgataatttttgataaCGAAAACCTGATATATTCAGCCATCGAGCAGAAGAATCGTCTCATTCAATCGTCGGGTGTTTATACTTGGTGACTCTCAGAAAACTTTGCTCAATTCTCATGATGAGTATCTCCGAGGCGGATACCTTGACAATTAAAGTTGAAATGCAAAGATCAGTTTACCTATAACATACTGTAAAAAATTAGGCGAGCACGTTTGACGTTAGGTATAGCTGAATTTGTTGATTGAATTAAGTGATTTGTCAAATTAATCAAGTTGCCGCCAGTTCGGTACTTGGAATAGCTAATAAATTTGATTATCTCGATTACTTGCGgttgtaattcaatttcagagtgtcagaatgatgttttgatgctgaaaaaatacagaagaaTACTACACAGTTCAATTTTTGTGagtctttctcattttctcgtttttccctacttttccccatttttccagaattattcagattttttcctccatctccGGTTAATTAATCAGAGTCAAACCATCCCAGGTGTATTCCTAATTGTTTTCTAAttgttttctgattttttccgaatttttacaattttttcccagtttttaaaaaatatttttcatttgtgccatcggaaaaatcggaaaaaatcagaaaaaattagaaaaaaaataggtaaaaATCGGGAACGAATCTGGGATAGTGTAACTTCGGTTGCATACCATTAGATTCCTTCAGGACTTTCGGAAGATGTTCTAATTTGAtaatgaatcagaaaattgatctaaaaatcgcaaaaaaaatcggggaaaattggaaaaactcCGGAAACGTGATCAGATAAATTGCAGGTAAGGTTGATTCACCTGTACATTACCGGGCGCTAGCAGGAGATAGAGGAGCTCAGTAATCAATCGAAGATCAATTAATAAATTGGATACATTCGGGAAACACAGGGGAAAAGGATGAAGAACGATGAGGAGGCAGTGATTCTTTGTATTTCAATCTTGAAAAGGAGAATTCCATCACAAAATTCAACAATGACCGAGAGTAATGCAGATATTACAATTGGTTCGCTTTTCAAAGTGTCAAATTTGTCGCACACGGTAAAACTATTTCAGTTGGCACGGTGAAAAG
This region of Athalia rosae chromosome 7, iyAthRosa1.1, whole genome shotgun sequence genomic DNA includes:
- the LOC125501812 gene encoding WD repeat-containing protein 19-like, coding for MRPEYQTQIHANCSKKIEAIVRKAPKTKDPEAENEPLTPCPYCKNKLPETKVMCDKCKSTIPFCIATGRHLLKEDFTVCLQYEFPKIATEFLRIIESEEVCPMCTEHVDPNMVSSSINIHSFLDAQDTNV